From Pandoraea vervacti, the proteins below share one genomic window:
- a CDS encoding DsbC family protein: MLQRYRAAAFAGFALAAVCAATFTMSAVAQNKADATLERVKTAVQKTLGADAPVKSVARTPIPGLFEVSVGGEIMYADEKAQYVILGGNLIDTKTRQNLTEARQSELNKVDFSKLPLDRSFKYVKGNGSRKIAVFSDPNCPYCKRFEETLKSSKIDNITVYTFLYPVLGPDSDAKSKAIWCAPDPLKAWHDWMIDKKAPPVAGAKCDDKPVKDNFALGHQLNITGTPTIILSDGRRLPGAVPAEELEKALATVR, encoded by the coding sequence ATGTTGCAACGTTATCGCGCCGCGGCGTTTGCCGGATTTGCACTCGCCGCCGTTTGCGCCGCGACCTTTACGATGTCCGCCGTCGCGCAGAACAAGGCCGACGCAACGCTCGAGCGCGTGAAGACCGCCGTGCAAAAGACGCTGGGCGCAGATGCCCCGGTCAAGTCGGTCGCCCGTACGCCGATTCCCGGGCTCTTCGAAGTGTCCGTCGGCGGCGAGATCATGTATGCCGACGAAAAGGCGCAATACGTGATTCTGGGCGGTAATCTGATCGATACGAAAACGCGCCAGAACCTGACCGAAGCGCGTCAGTCCGAACTCAACAAGGTCGACTTCTCCAAGCTGCCGCTCGATCGCTCGTTCAAGTACGTGAAAGGCAACGGCAGCCGCAAGATCGCCGTCTTCTCCGATCCGAACTGCCCATACTGCAAGCGCTTCGAAGAGACGTTGAAGTCCTCGAAGATCGACAACATTACCGTCTACACCTTCCTCTACCCCGTGCTTGGCCCGGACTCGGACGCCAAGTCGAAGGCCATCTGGTGTGCGCCGGACCCGCTCAAGGCGTGGCACGACTGGATGATCGACAAGAAGGCGCCGCCGGTCGCAGGCGCCAAGTGCGACGACAAGCCGGTCAAGGACAACTTCGCACTGGGTCACCAGCTCAACATTACGGGCACGCCGACGATCATCCTGTCCGACGGCCGCCGTTTGCCGGGCGCCGTGCCTGCCGAAGAACTCGAAAAGGCGCTGGCCACGGTCCGGTAA
- a CDS encoding UbiH/UbiF family hydroxylase, translating into MPQTMTHDIVVVGGGLVGKAAALLLSQARLSVALLAQPAAATPSGGDRWDTRIYSLSSSSQALFERMRVWQAVDPARVNPVYDMEVFGDERGSLHFSAYQAAVPQLAWIAESSNLERALDAALRFSPQVQWLDARAETLDVDAAAACVRLSDGKTLRASLVVGADGANSWVRSTAGLDGSVRPYEQLGVVCNFRAERPHRDTAFQWFHEGEIIALLPLPDQHVSLVWSAAADHAKHLLALDPKDLAERIGAFSHGELGRLTPVSARAQGFPLVLAQAKRLIAQRVALVGDAAHVVHPLAGQGMNLGLRDVAALGDALAGRESFRDCGDAAVLRRYERARKEDIGSMAFTTDGLHKLFSTSSPLAKFVRNAGLDSVNMLPFVKKFLIGRALG; encoded by the coding sequence ATGCCCCAAACTATGACCCACGACATCGTCGTCGTCGGTGGCGGTCTGGTCGGAAAGGCCGCCGCCTTGCTCCTTTCACAGGCCCGCCTGTCCGTTGCATTGCTCGCCCAGCCGGCCGCCGCCACGCCGTCTGGCGGTGACCGGTGGGACACCCGTATCTACTCCCTGTCGTCCAGTTCGCAAGCGCTTTTCGAGCGCATGCGCGTCTGGCAGGCCGTCGATCCGGCGCGTGTGAATCCTGTCTACGACATGGAGGTGTTCGGCGACGAGCGCGGCAGCCTTCATTTCTCCGCGTATCAGGCAGCCGTGCCGCAACTCGCCTGGATCGCGGAGTCGTCGAACCTGGAGCGCGCGCTCGACGCCGCTCTACGTTTTTCCCCGCAAGTCCAATGGCTCGACGCCCGCGCCGAAACGCTCGATGTCGACGCCGCTGCCGCGTGTGTGCGCCTGTCGGACGGCAAGACGCTGCGCGCCTCGCTCGTGGTCGGCGCCGATGGCGCGAACTCCTGGGTGCGCAGCACGGCTGGGCTGGATGGTTCGGTGCGTCCCTATGAGCAGCTCGGCGTGGTGTGCAACTTCCGCGCGGAACGCCCGCACCGCGACACCGCCTTCCAGTGGTTCCACGAGGGGGAAATCATCGCACTGCTGCCGCTGCCCGACCAGCACGTCTCGCTGGTGTGGTCCGCCGCCGCCGATCATGCAAAACACCTGCTTGCGCTGGATCCCAAAGATCTCGCGGAGCGCATCGGAGCGTTCTCTCATGGTGAACTTGGGCGCCTCACGCCGGTCTCAGCGCGCGCCCAGGGATTCCCGCTCGTGCTCGCGCAGGCCAAACGCCTGATCGCGCAGCGCGTGGCGCTCGTCGGTGACGCCGCGCATGTCGTGCATCCGCTCGCCGGTCAAGGCATGAATCTCGGTCTGCGCGACGTGGCGGCGCTTGGCGACGCCCTCGCGGGCCGCGAATCGTTCCGCGATTGTGGCGACGCTGCGGTGCTGCGTCGTTACGAGCGTGCGCGCAAGGAAGATATCGGCAGCATGGCATTCACGACGGATGGCCTGCACAAGCTGTTCTCGACGAGCAGCCCGCTTGCGAAGTTCGTTCGCAACGCGGGTCTCGACAGCGTGAACATGCTGCCCTTCGTCAAGAAATTCCTGATCGGCCGCGCCCTGGGCTGA
- a CDS encoding neutral zinc metallopeptidase: MRLDNEQESQNVEDRRGGGFGGRTTIGLGTIVVALAASYFFGIDPRVIIQGSQMIQGQTQSQPPANPNAAPANDPKAVFTRKVLGNIERTWATVFPQQLNRQYVPPKLVLFSGATPTACGTGQTAMGPFYCPGDSKVYIDLQFYDELRQRFGAGGDFAQAYVIAHEVGHHIQNLLGISEKFDETRRRVSEAQANALSVRLELQADCFAGVWASNAAKANEQLLEPGDVEQGLKTAAAIGDDRLQQQSQGRVVPESFTHGTSAQRVYWLRQGLQSGDMRKCDTFSAKQLS; the protein is encoded by the coding sequence GTGCGCCTCGACAACGAACAGGAAAGTCAGAATGTGGAAGACCGCCGGGGAGGCGGTTTCGGGGGACGCACGACCATCGGCCTTGGCACGATCGTCGTGGCGCTGGCCGCCTCGTACTTCTTCGGGATCGACCCGCGCGTCATCATCCAGGGCTCGCAGATGATTCAGGGGCAGACGCAGTCGCAGCCCCCCGCCAATCCCAACGCCGCCCCCGCCAACGACCCGAAGGCGGTCTTCACCCGCAAGGTCCTCGGCAACATCGAGCGCACCTGGGCGACGGTGTTCCCCCAGCAGCTCAATCGTCAGTATGTCCCGCCGAAGCTGGTGCTGTTCTCCGGGGCGACGCCGACCGCATGCGGCACCGGGCAAACGGCAATGGGCCCGTTCTACTGCCCGGGCGACAGCAAGGTCTACATCGACTTGCAGTTCTACGACGAACTGCGCCAACGCTTCGGCGCGGGCGGCGACTTCGCGCAAGCGTACGTCATCGCTCACGAAGTCGGCCATCACATCCAGAATCTCCTTGGCATTTCCGAAAAGTTCGACGAAACGCGACGTCGTGTGAGCGAAGCCCAGGCGAATGCCCTGTCGGTGCGTCTGGAGTTGCAGGCGGACTGCTTCGCGGGGGTCTGGGCGAGCAACGCGGCCAAGGCGAACGAGCAGTTGCTGGAACCGGGCGACGTCGAGCAGGGGCTCAAAACGGCGGCGGCCATCGGCGACGACCGGTTGCAGCAGCAGTCTCAGGGACGCGTGGTGCCGGAGTCGTTCACGCATGGCACCAGCGCCCAGCGGGTGTACTGGTTGCGTCAGGGGTTGCAATCGGGCGACATGCGCAAGTGCGACACTTTCTCGGCGAAGCAACTGAGTTGA
- the ychF gene encoding redox-regulated ATPase YchF has protein sequence MSLKCGIVGLPNVGKSTLFNALTKAGIAAENYPFCTIEPNVGVVEVPDPRLAKLAEIVKPERILPATVEFVDIAGLVAGASKGEGLGNQFLANIRETDAITHVVRCFEDENVIHVAGKVNPISDIEVINTELALADLGTVEKALQRYTKAARSGNDKEAAKLVAVLEKVVPVLNEARPVRSLKLSEDELALIKPFCLITAKPTMYVANVKDDGFEHNPHLDAVRKYAEAENAPVVAVCAAIEAEIADMEDADKAEFLADMGMDEPGLDRVIRAGFKLLGLQTYFTAGVKEVRAWTIHVGDTAPQAAGVIHTDFERGFIRAQTIAFDDYIQYKGEQGAKEAGKMRAEGKEYVVHDGDVMNFLFNV, from the coding sequence ATGAGCCTCAAATGCGGCATCGTCGGTTTGCCCAACGTCGGCAAGTCGACCCTTTTCAACGCGCTGACCAAAGCGGGCATCGCTGCCGAGAACTACCCGTTCTGCACCATCGAGCCGAACGTCGGCGTGGTGGAAGTGCCGGACCCGCGTCTGGCCAAGCTCGCCGAGATCGTCAAGCCTGAGCGCATCCTGCCGGCAACCGTCGAATTCGTGGACATTGCCGGTCTCGTGGCGGGCGCCTCGAAGGGCGAAGGTCTGGGTAATCAGTTCCTCGCCAACATCCGCGAAACGGACGCCATTACGCACGTGGTGCGTTGCTTCGAAGACGAGAACGTCATTCACGTGGCCGGCAAGGTGAATCCGATTTCGGACATCGAAGTCATCAACACCGAACTGGCGCTCGCCGATCTGGGCACTGTCGAAAAGGCGCTGCAACGCTACACGAAGGCGGCCCGCTCGGGCAACGACAAGGAAGCGGCGAAGCTGGTGGCCGTGCTGGAGAAGGTGGTGCCGGTGCTCAACGAAGCACGTCCGGTGCGCTCGCTCAAGCTCTCCGAAGACGAACTGGCGCTGATCAAGCCGTTCTGCCTGATTACGGCCAAGCCGACGATGTACGTCGCGAATGTGAAGGATGACGGCTTCGAGCACAACCCGCATCTGGACGCCGTGCGCAAGTACGCCGAAGCCGAGAACGCGCCGGTCGTGGCCGTGTGCGCGGCCATCGAAGCGGAGATCGCGGACATGGAAGACGCCGACAAGGCGGAATTCCTGGCCGACATGGGCATGGACGAGCCGGGCCTGGACCGGGTGATCCGCGCGGGCTTCAAGCTGCTCGGCTTGCAGACCTACTTCACGGCGGGCGTGAAGGAAGTGCGTGCCTGGACGATCCACGTGGGCGACACCGCCCCGCAAGCCGCTGGCGTGATCCACACCGACTTCGAGCGCGGCTTCATTCGCGCGCAAACCATCGCGTTCGACGACTACATCCAGTACAAGGGTGAGCAAGGCGCCAAGGAAGCGGGCAAGATGCGCGCCGAAGGCAAGGAATACGTCGTGCACGATGGCGACGTGATGAACTTCCTGTTCAACGTCTGA